The window GGGCATTCATTCCCGTGTCTTTAGAACCGCCATTTATAAATACACTGTACTTTCCATTCCTGTACATGGCATCTATTGCTATTACAGTATTGGCTGACCCTATGCGATCAGAGATATTACCTATGATCTCAGGATGCTTCACAGCGTAAGTATTTATGAAAATCTTATCTGCACCGTTTCTGATAATTGATATCATGTCATCCAGGTCTGATAAACCACCCCCAACAGTGAAGGGTATGCTTATCTCAGAAGCCACACTTTTTACAAGATCAGATAAAATTTTCCTTCTGTCATTGGTTGCCATTATATCAAGGAACACGATTTCATCCATGCCCTCATATACGTATCGTTTTGCCAGTTCAACAGGATCTCCAGAATCCCGAATGTTCTGAAAATTTACTCCCTTTACAACCCTTCCATTAGCTATGTCAAGTGCAGCAATTATTCTTTTTGCAAGCATATTAATTCCTCAACATCTATGTCCCCTCTATAGAGGGCCTTGCCTATAATTACGCCATCGAATCCGGCCTTCTCGATCCGGTATATGTCATGGATAGAACCCACACCCCCGGCATATATAAAATAACCAGAATCCCAGAACCTCTGTATATTGCTGATGCTCCCTGTTCCGTCCCTATCAATGGATGTAAATATGAAGCGATCTGCCAATCCGCTAACCTCCGAGTAGAAATCCCTGTAATCTATGGTGGTTACCCTGTTCCATCCACCGTATTTGATTAGGCCGTTATACGCGTCGATGCTTACAGTGATATTTTTGAATTTTGATGCTATGTCTTCCAGAAATTTTCTATCAAGTGCTGCACTTCCTATAATTACACTGTCGAGACCAGCAGAATATCCGGTTTTTATTGATTCCTGAGTTCTGAATCCACCACCTGCCTGTATGAAGGACGGCACTGATGCCCTTATTCCACTGATCGCATTCATATTTACAGGTACCCCGGTAAATGCACCTTCAAGGTCTATTATATGGAGTTTGCCTGAAATTTTCGAGAATTTTTCTGCAAATGGAAGGGGGTTTCCATACTCTTCTCTTGTGGATATGTCACCCCGGATAAGAGACACTGCCTGTCCCCTGTAAATGTCTATGGCAGGGTATATGTCTATCATGAAATCACCCTGAAGTTTTTTAGAAGTCTGATTCCTGTATCGCCTGACTTTTCCGGGTGGAACTGGACCCCTATTATATTTTCATATGCTATTCCTGAAGTGAAATATCCCATATAATCAGTTTCCATTGCCCGGTACTCTATATCAGGCACATAGTAGGAATGCATAAAATAAAAGAATGAATTGTCAGGTATTCCCTGCATTATTGGAAGATGGATTATATTTCTCACCTGGTTCCATCCCATATGTGTGGTTTTAATCCCTGAAAATTTCCTGACCCTGCCGGGAATGATTCCAAAACCTTTTCCGGGGCCTTCCTCACTGGAATCGAATAAGATTTCCAGGCCGAGGCATATTCCCAGATATGGTATTCCCGATATAATCCTGTCAATCAGTG of the Ferroplasma sp. genome contains:
- the hisF gene encoding imidazole glycerol phosphate synthase subunit HisF, producing the protein MLAKRIIAALDIANGRVVKGVNFQNIRDSGDPVELAKRYVYEGMDEIVFLDIMATNDRRKILSDLVKSVASEISIPFTVGGGLSDLDDMISIIRNGADKIFINTYAVKHPEIIGNISDRIGSANTVIAIDAMYRNGKYSVFINGGSKDTGMNALEWGKTVASLGAGELLVTSINTDGTMSGFDTNLIRDMAANVDIPVIASGGAGGPEDFLGAFNAGADGALAASIFHRGMYSAMDIKKYLREHGINVRL
- a CDS encoding HisA/HisF-related TIM barrel protein, which translates into the protein MIDIYPAIDIYRGQAVSLIRGDISTREEYGNPLPFAEKFSKISGKLHIIDLEGAFTGVPVNMNAISGIRASVPSFIQAGGGFRTQESIKTGYSAGLDSVIIGSAALDRKFLEDIASKFKNITVSIDAYNGLIKYGGWNRVTTIDYRDFYSEVSGLADRFIFTSIDRDGTGSISNIQRFWDSGYFIYAGGVGSIHDIYRIEKAGFDGVIIGKALYRGDIDVEELICLQKE
- the hisH gene encoding imidazole glycerol phosphate synthase subunit HisH, whose amino-acid sequence is MIAIIDTGTGNLSTIERVTGGKITSNQYDIERAEKIIFPGVGSFQYVVETIDPLRDTLIDRIISGIPYLGICLGLEILFDSSEEGPGKGFGIIPGRVRKFSGIKTTHMGWNQVRNIIHLPIMQGIPDNSFFYFMHSYYVPDIEYRAMETDYMGYFTSGIAYENIIGVQFHPEKSGDTGIRLLKNFRVIS